GTCTAACCCCCGCCTACAATGGTAACTACTTCCAGTTTGTCCCCCTGTTTGATGATGGTTTTTTCCCAGTCTTGACGGTGGAGGATTTCGCCATTGTATTCCACCGCCACTAGACGGGGATTATATCCCAAGGACTCCAACAGACGGGGCAGAGATAAATTCTCCTGACAGGTTTGGGATTCGCCGTTGACGGTTATGGTAATCATGGTAGTAATGGTTATATTCTAGTATTTTCGCTCCTGTGGTTCGAACATGGTGATAACTACGGGCATATATTCAATGGTGACACCCGTGGGGGAATAATAGGCAAGAGTATGTTTTAGGAAATTTTGGTCGTCTCTGTGGGGGAAGTCTTCTCTGTAGTGTGCGCCACGACTTTCGCGACGGTGATAGGCGGAATTTAAAATGACCTCTCCTATCACCATGATACTCCTCAATTCTAATGCTTCAATGAGTTCTTGATTCCAATAAGAACCCTTGTCGTCCAGATAAATTCTTTCGTATTGCGCCTTTAGGTTTTGGATTTCCTGGAGGCCCTTTTCTATCAACTCGGCAGTGCGGAAAACGCCACAGTATTCTGTCATGCAGTCTTGGACTTTTTGCCTCAGCTGATGGATTCTCATGTCTCCCTGCTGGGAGAGGAGATTTTGGATTAAATCCGTAGCCTTTTGTATATATTCTCTTTCTGACACGGGGGGCATAGGTCTATCTACTACATATTGTGCTATGGCTCTTCCCACTCGCCGGCCATATACCACACACTCCAGGAGGGAGTTACTTCCCAGACGGTTGGCGCCATGGACGGAAACACAGGCACATTCGCCGGCGGCAAAGAATCCTTCTGTCAACTGGTTTGCATTGGCTCTAACTCTGCCATCGGTGTTGACAGGAATGCCCCCCATGCAGTAATGGACGGTGGGGCGTACGGGAATGGGTTGTACTGCCGCATCTATCCCCAACAGACGATGGGCTTCTTCCCAACAAAAGGGCACCCTACTCATGATTTTTTCTCGCCCTAAGTGGGTCAAATCTAGGTGTACGTAAGGGCCACCACTGCTGCCATCGGGGTTTATGCCTCTACCGGCGCGGATTTCCATTACAATGGCACGGGAGGTAATGTCTCTGGGGGCTAATTCCATCTGCTGGGGGGCGTAACGGGCCATAAATCTTTCCCCCTCACTATTGCGCAGATAAGCACCTTCTCCTCTCACTGCCTCGGAGATTAACACCCCTGCCGGATATAAGCCTGTGGGATGGAATTGTACAAATTCCATGTCTTCGAGGGGGAGTCCTGCCATAGCCACCATGGCCATGCCATCCCCGGTGGAGGCGAAGTCATTAGAGGTGGTGTTAAATACCCTTCCATATCCCCCCGTTGCAAACATAACTGCTTTTGCTCGCACTACAGCTATCTCACCGTCGTGAATATGATACATGACCACACCCCGGATGTCGGGGGTTTTCTCTTGGTTGGCGACAATCAGTTCCAGTACATACCATTCTTGGTAAACTTTCACCCCGTAGCGGCGCAGATTGTTCACCAATTCATGAAGGATGGCATGCCCTGTCTTGTCAGCGGCGTAACAGGTGCGTTTGTGGGAGTGTCCTCCAAAGGCCCTCTGGGCGATTCTGCCATCTTCCAAACGGGAAAAAAGCACCCCTAGGTGTTCCAATTCGATGATAACCTCTGGAGCCTCTTGGGTGAGGTAGGCTACGGCATCTTGATCTGCCAGATAGTCTGAGCCTTTTACGGTGTCAAAGGCATGAGCCTGCCAACTGTCTTGGGGGTCAACATTTTTGAGGCTAGCGGCTATTCCTCCCTGGGCCGCCACCGAGTGGGATCTGATGGGGTGGGTTTTGGCTATTATAGCCACATCTAGGTTGCTGTTAATACGTTTTATTTCTAGGGCCGCCCTACAACCCGCTAGGCCCCCCCCTACTATTACCACATCATGTTCTAACATTTTTCTTCCCCCCTTGTAGGGAAAAGGTGGGACTTGCCCCACCCTTCCCTTTATGATAATTGTTTTTCAGGTTCTGTTGTTAGGATCATGTCAATACCCGAGAGGTTATTTTTTCCACCTGAGCTTGTGTTTGATATAACAGACTTTCGCGACTTTGTTTCATCTGTTCAATTCCCGGCAGTAGATTGCGTGCCTGGAGACTCATGTGCACTTGTAGGTGAGCTACATAGTCACTTACATCTTCTTTTCTGGATTTTTGCAGTTCTTTGAAGAGGGATGATGGCAAAATCATGGCTGGACGTTTTGTGTTGCCCTGTGCTCTCTCAGAATCTATCATTTTTTCTGGTTTCAGTCAAGTTCTATTTATATTTCTTAATTCTCCCCCTCCCTGTTCCTCTTTACTGGTTATGCTAACCTTAAAGTAGATTCTAGTTTCCCTGTGTTGCGGTGGTTTATTTGTGTTTTTTTAATTATTCCCTATGAGCAAATCTCTTTCTTCTCACAAGACGAATCTCCAGGACATTGATTGGTATGCCGTTGCCTGCAGAATTAGGAAACAGAATGAGCAATTAAAAGGCAAGATTGCCCAGTTAGAGTCTATTATTGCCCAACAAAAAGAGCAACTTTCTGCCCAATCCCAGACTGGAAAACAGCCGGATGATGAAATTACTGGGCAAAAAATAACTGAACTTACAGAGGAGATAGAAGCACAAAAAAAACATATCAGTCAGCTGACAGAGGAGATTGAAAAGTTACAAAAACAGGTTGCCCTCCTGGAGAGGGAATGTTCTTTTTTACAGGAAGATTGTCATGAAAAAGAGGCTCAATTGAGAATACTAGAACAGGAAAACAGGGAGTTGAAAATTAGACTCCAAAGACAACAAAGATATACCATCGAGTACAAGAATGCCTTGGAACAGATTCTCAGAAATCATAATATTTCCCTCCCCAGGAGTTTTGAGACTCTAAAAATCAATTCTTGGTCAGCAGGAACAAAAGAGGAGGAAAATTTGAGGGAAAGCTCTAGTCTATCCCCCGCCGATAAAGAGGAAAATGTAGGTCAAAACCCAACAACACCCCGGGAAAACTCCGCTCCCAATTTGGAGAAAGAGGAAAAAAGAAAGCCGCCCCGACTACCCCAGTTCGGAACCTCGAAAAAAAATCAATAAACATAAAATAGTACTAATTTTCTTCGGGATTAAGGTCTAAACAATAGCCGGCGCCATATATAGTCTTAATATAACGAGGCTTGCGGGGGTCCGGTTCTAATTTGGTGCGTAGGTGGCGGATGTGTACCCTGATCGTCTCTATGTCGTCATCCGGGTCGTAGCCCCATACTTCTTTGAGTATTTCACTGGGGGATACGGTTTGCCCATGACGTTGTAAAAGACAATGAAGTAATTCAAATTCCAGGTGAGTGAGTTTGACTGTCTTGCCAAACCAGATGGCCTCAAGTCTTTCTGGCACAAGGGTAAGGGGGCCATGACTCAGTATTTCTGTATGTATCACAGTATGTGCGCTTCTGTCGCTGCGACGCAAAAGTGCTTTTACCCTTGCCAGCATTTCCTCTACTTCAAAAGGCTTGGTGAGGTAGTCATCGGCACCGGCGTTGAATCCCTCCACCTTGTCTTGGGTTTGTCCCAGGGCTGTTAACATTAGAACTGGGATATGAGCTGTCCTTTCGTCCCTTCGCAATCTTTGACAGACTGTCAGGCCGTCCACTTTTGGTAGCATGATGTCCAATATGATCAGGTCGGGCTGGGTTTGCACTGCCAGGGCCTGCCCTTTGATTCCATCTTCTGCCCGGATGGGGGTGTAACCAGCCATTTCCAGGTTGATGCTTACCAGCTCGGTGATGGCTGGATCGTCATCTATCACTAGTATTCGAGACATTATCCGCCCACTTCTGTTTATTAACAGGTTAATTTTTGCTAAGAAGGCTTTACTTTTTTTTATTTACAATTATACGCAATATTACTGATTATGAAGACACTTATTTACCATTTGTAACTGAGCAAATGACTGTCTTGTGATAACCGTGAAAAGAATAGGAATTAAATGGACACAATGCCACTGTACTGTACTTTTTTTTCCCCAGTGCGACGATAGGAAAAAAAGTCGGACGAGTCCTGATAGGTACAATAGGGAGCTATAGCAATTTGGGACGAGTCAATGCCCTGTTGTACAATCTGCTGATAGATAACAGCACTAACATGTAGTCTTATTTTCCCCGGGGAAAAGTCAGGGTATACTAGTTGGTTTTCATAGGCAATATGGAGGATTTCAGAGGAGGAGGAGGTGTGTTTGATAACGGTTTTTAACACTTGAAGGGCGACATTTTCATCTACTTGATAAATCTTACCATGGATGGCAGGGCCAAGGGCAAAAAGGAGATTTTCTTTTTTACAACCCAGCGAGGCCATCAAGGAGATGGCTTTGGGTACAATTTCTTTAGCACTGCCTCGCCAGCCGGAATGGATTGCCATGACTTTGCCGGTGTCGGGGGAGGCAATCAATACAGGAGTACAGTCCGCACTGGCACACCACACTGACTGAAGGGGGGAATCTGTGACAATACCATCTCCCTCCAATTGTGTTTCAGATGATTCTATCTGGGTTGTGGTGAAGAGGATATTGCTGTGGATTTGCTTGAGATAGTAAACCTTGGCCCGGGGGTGAAGATATTGGACTAGCTGTCGGGGGTGGCATCCATGGAAGTGGGAGGTAAAAAAGCCATGGGGCCATTTGGCTAACAGGCTACAAGTGAGGTAGCGCCCCCTATCAGTTTGTTGCCACTGCCACAGGGAGGGATTGTTCCAAAGGTGCATTGGTTCGTTATAGTCCCACGGTGGACAGTTTATATGTTAACAGCCCTAGAGGTGGCCATGATGTTACCGACAGGGGGATTACGGTTAACCGCCGGGGGAATGTAAATGAGCTTCTAAAAACCAAAGATGTTTATCCACAGCACGGGATATTTCTGTGTACAAGTCGGCGGTGTCAGCATCCCCCAACTCGTCGGTTTTAGCGATGGCATCCCGTAGATGGGCGGCATAGATGGCATAACGTTCGGCCAAGGCCGCTACATGTTGTATCCCTTCAGTAATCTCGGAGGGGTATTCCGGGAGGAGGGAGTTTTGAGAGGCTACTCGGGCGGTGCCTAGGGCTACACCCCCCAATGCCGTCACCCTTTCCGCCACCATGTCTACAAATTCCT
The sequence above is a segment of the Geminocystis sp. M7585_C2015_104 genome. Coding sequences within it:
- the thiS gene encoding thiamine biosynthesis protein ThiS: MITITVNGESQTCQENLSLPRLLESLGYNPRLVAVEYNGEILHRQDWEKTIIKQGDKLEVVTIVGGG
- a CDS encoding succinate dehydrogenase/fumarate reductase flavoprotein subunit yields the protein MLEHDVVIVGGGLAGCRAALEIKRINSNLDVAIIAKTHPIRSHSVAAQGGIAASLKNVDPQDSWQAHAFDTVKGSDYLADQDAVAYLTQEAPEVIIELEHLGVLFSRLEDGRIAQRAFGGHSHKRTCYAADKTGHAILHELVNNLRRYGVKVYQEWYVLELIVANQEKTPDIRGVVMYHIHDGEIAVVRAKAVMFATGGYGRVFNTTSNDFASTGDGMAMVAMAGLPLEDMEFVQFHPTGLYPAGVLISEAVRGEGAYLRNSEGERFMARYAPQQMELAPRDITSRAIVMEIRAGRGINPDGSSGGPYVHLDLTHLGREKIMSRVPFCWEEAHRLLGIDAAVQPIPVRPTVHYCMGGIPVNTDGRVRANANQLTEGFFAAGECACVSVHGANRLGSNSLLECVVYGRRVGRAIAQYVVDRPMPPVSEREYIQKATDLIQNLLSQQGDMRIHQLRQKVQDCMTEYCGVFRTAELIEKGLQEIQNLKAQYERIYLDDKGSYWNQELIEALELRSIMVIGEVILNSAYHRRESRGAHYREDFPHRDDQNFLKHTLAYYSPTGVTIEYMPVVITMFEPQERKY
- a CDS encoding response regulator transcription factor, with the translated sequence MSRILVIDDDPAITELVSINLEMAGYTPIRAEDGIKGQALAVQTQPDLIILDIMLPKVDGLTVCQRLRRDERTAHIPVLMLTALGQTQDKVEGFNAGADDYLTKPFEVEEMLARVKALLRRSDRSAHTVIHTEILSHGPLTLVPERLEAIWFGKTVKLTHLEFELLHCLLQRHGQTVSPSEILKEVWGYDPDDDIETIRVHIRHLRTKLEPDPRKPRYIKTIYGAGYCLDLNPEEN
- the pgeF gene encoding peptidoglycan editing factor PgeF, with protein sequence MHLWNNPSLWQWQQTDRGRYLTCSLLAKWPHGFFTSHFHGCHPRQLVQYLHPRAKVYYLKQIHSNILFTTTQIESSETQLEGDGIVTDSPLQSVWCASADCTPVLIASPDTGKVMAIHSGWRGSAKEIVPKAISLMASLGCKKENLLFALGPAIHGKIYQVDENVALQVLKTVIKHTSSSSEILHIAYENQLVYPDFSPGKIRLHVSAVIYQQIVQQGIDSSQIAIAPYCTYQDSSDFFSYRRTGEKKVQYSGIVSI
- the dps gene encoding DNA starvation/stationary phase protection protein Dps codes for the protein MSTKLYDSKIDLSAEVREKVIGILNVTLATTIDLKTQTKQAHWNVRGVHFYSFHKMFDEMAVQLEEFVDMVAERVTALGGVALGTARVASQNSLLPEYPSEITEGIQHVAALAERYAIYAAHLRDAIAKTDELGDADTADLYTEISRAVDKHLWFLEAHLHSPGG